From the genome of Negativicoccus succinicivorans, one region includes:
- a CDS encoding ESPR-type extended signal peptide-containing protein, with protein sequence MNKIYKLIWSKVKNCWVVTSEMAKGHGKNKSRVQNSLLAAFVTAALLAGGVTDVQALTQQEKEEVAQYLLDKIAHGGEIPGVDATRGSTNFPDAIAHRIFYYNDISNKIGEKLKKDGLTLRYFGVRPDYIEPSRDYLERYAKTDWTNVDNDGAFGAHSMALGYRAFSEAKHGVAIGRSALAGGSKRGENDYGGDGGVAIGNTAWALGDKAVSIGNDARAVHKGIAIGIQAEAGLDENDNTTDWSTSPGFTPKPGKSIQYDPKTKLPYVTSDLRDKMGAIAIGIDAKAHGNHSTAMGVGAKAKSRYAWSFGYSSEASGVGSIAFGSRATAKGTSAIAIGSGNYDQPNGGAQAYSEDTIAIGRGAKAGNEDDTATTYNTVAIGREARAYGKNSIALGGTANVGDIWQKQLADGGTAIGSSANAALENATAIGHNSIAYAKDAVTLGANTRADIDGGVALGSESNVGSYADSSYGKAGKVGYDPLGTDADGTSTWKATKAAVSVGNQQKDITRQIVNVAAGTDNTDAVNVAQLKTLGRKAWKDLAAAKDELGARIATNTTSITALSGKVRTNTQDIGRLKTDVSTNDTRIRYLYDNMPFMHYVSVNEGNTNKTTDNRKNDGAKAVGSIAIGVNAHSRGEDAVTLGYNSFSRGQSSVIIGETSTHMSSATKPIKDGQFEQSIIVGSQNEIYALEKDLGGREDTILGSKNEITESHGTFVRGVGNTVYDAYNDEVMTADEKKQLEGYLRKDEDAPESPIGLFEKERSHVTVDGDGNSVAGAIYTRVSGVSNDLSNTEGKSRLSYNIITGNRNKLTDSSHNLILGDNHELENVNGNIIIGSQKTKTKTEKSNVTILGNDANVSVEGGVALGTGSVASTAAGAFGYDPATDKASTTDNAKWKSGNGAVSVGNADATRQITNLAAGLADTDAVNVAQLKNSKTTVEAGDYVTVTQKTEDGKGTTYTVKGPKVAVAKDEKNLVVDDIMDGDKKVGYQLKLKKDLTGLTSVSSEAFKVGDKTYINSQGINANSNKITNVAAGAADGDAVNFKQLSDVKTKVEANEGNITTNKTNIGNLQKGFIVKDEGAGKANVTLGGDKEPEVTFKAKVDKTTDATEDGSSLTSTVDTSRNVTYTLNMKQLKQDLGITDGPDGVMSSWKLKVKDETTPQDIKNGNTVTFEAAGDGLTVERKDSTIKYTIKGSEIDLSGNTSITNLSNEIEKSKIHYFSVKSTATGAGSNYDNDGAKKDGGIAIGKQASATGTSDIAIGTEAQATGGWGVAIGQAAKAKASTAVAMAYAAEAKGANSLAIGIQSEAKTNDSTAYGRGAKALGDVALAVGALTKAEGNHSSVFGYEATTDSTAWNGTAIGRGAYIGKQAADGTTPNIGVSNNYYTPVDDDTAVEAGKETKNSTAVGFGAKSFGYQNTAVGAGAEAFDTNTVAVGVMSKAIGHYANALGKQARAEGENSTAIGHFARALGESSMALGDYAITSTMDGTGKVNHSVAFGSHARVATDNSLALGYNSLASIADDVDTEAYLSKEAFKKENGVVSVGNKAYTIGDETIAQNYRRITNVAGGADDNDAVNVLQLKALETKVTANADNITKGWVLKATSDKDEEKNGKTINNTDNEVTFDVEKDQGLTVKRTGANIQYGVNNAQLVKNINNGGEAVTNISANFSISGADTTAKKNLTLSNTSAPNIQFLGTTGETTVTVGGTDTAPTVKVGLDPKFKKQVTDNTENISKNAENIGKNTEAIGKNTEAIGKNTEAIGKNTENIGKNTEAIGKNTEAIGKNTEAIGKNTEAIGKNTEAIGKNTEAIGKNTKAIETNTENIGKNTKAIEKNTQDIAAKMTSWKLKAQGVAGEEEIKDGNGVTFDVETADNRKGLTVTREGSTIKYGIDGSKIDIKENETVKKLEKDIENSKTTVKAGDGEKNISVVKTDNKNEYTITLAKDLKDLNSVSAKTVNASEKITVGGDKVTINNEGLTIKDGPSVKKDGIDAGGKTIANVADGKADTDAVNVRQLNAIANAGNQNLAILGGKVSELDGRVNRVGAGAAALAALHPLDFDPDDKWDFAAGYGNYSGANAVAIGAYYRPNEDTMFSVGGSFGGGENMVNAGVSVKLGQGNNVTTSKIAMAKEIKDLRAEVEVLRQAIVGVGQGQELDPMKMKLFPDIEKNHWAYEAVEELAKQGLLEGYPDGTFSGDRMMTRYEFAEVVYRAMQKGLKVNEKLIQEFEPELERFRIDVISQDKDGNPVIERVRVNQQKAN encoded by the coding sequence ATGAATAAAATTTATAAGTTGATCTGGAGCAAGGTCAAAAACTGCTGGGTTGTCACCTCGGAAATGGCAAAAGGACATGGGAAAAATAAATCCCGCGTTCAAAACAGCCTGCTTGCCGCTTTTGTGACGGCGGCGCTTTTGGCGGGCGGCGTGACAGATGTACAGGCGCTGACGCAACAGGAAAAAGAGGAAGTCGCCCAATATTTGCTTGACAAGATTGCTCACGGCGGAGAAATCCCCGGTGTGGACGCGACGCGCGGGTCCACGAATTTTCCTGATGCCATTGCGCATCGTATTTTCTACTATAATGACATTTCGAATAAAATCGGCGAGAAGCTGAAAAAGGACGGACTGACGCTCCGGTATTTTGGCGTACGTCCGGACTACATTGAACCGTCCCGCGACTATTTGGAACGCTATGCTAAAACCGACTGGACCAACGTCGATAACGACGGTGCATTCGGTGCGCACTCCATGGCGCTCGGCTACCGTGCCTTCTCGGAAGCCAAACATGGCGTTGCCATCGGTCGTTCCGCCTTGGCGGGGGGATCTAAGCGGGGAGAGAACGATTACGGCGGTGACGGCGGCGTCGCTATCGGCAATACGGCTTGGGCGTTGGGGGATAAAGCGGTTTCCATCGGAAATGACGCGCGTGCCGTTCATAAAGGCATTGCCATCGGGATTCAAGCCGAAGCGGGCTTGGACGAAAATGATAATACGACCGACTGGTCTACCAGCCCCGGCTTTACACCGAAACCGGGTAAGTCGATTCAGTATGACCCGAAAACGAAATTGCCCTACGTGACTAGTGACCTTAGGGATAAAATGGGTGCCATTGCTATCGGTATCGATGCCAAAGCACATGGCAATCACTCCACTGCCATGGGTGTGGGCGCAAAAGCAAAGTCACGCTATGCATGGAGCTTCGGTTACTCTTCGGAAGCATCGGGGGTCGGCTCCATTGCCTTCGGTAGTCGTGCCACCGCCAAAGGAACCAGCGCGATTGCTATTGGCAGCGGTAACTACGATCAGCCGAACGGTGGGGCGCAGGCATACAGCGAGGACACGATTGCCATCGGTCGCGGAGCGAAAGCCGGCAATGAAGATGATACGGCAACGACATATAATACCGTCGCTATCGGACGGGAAGCCAGAGCGTACGGCAAAAACTCGATCGCATTGGGCGGAACTGCCAATGTAGGTGATATCTGGCAAAAACAATTAGCTGATGGCGGTACGGCGATCGGCAGCAGTGCCAATGCGGCCTTGGAAAACGCTACGGCGATCGGACATAATTCGATAGCCTATGCGAAGGACGCGGTGACCCTCGGCGCGAACACCAGAGCGGATATCGATGGTGGCGTGGCGTTGGGCAGTGAGTCCAACGTAGGCTCTTATGCCGATTCGAGTTATGGCAAAGCGGGTAAAGTCGGTTATGATCCGTTGGGAACCGATGCGGATGGAACTTCCACGTGGAAGGCTACAAAAGCGGCCGTTTCTGTCGGTAATCAGCAAAAGGACATTACCCGGCAGATTGTCAATGTCGCTGCCGGTACGGACAACACCGACGCGGTCAACGTGGCGCAGCTGAAAACTCTCGGGCGCAAAGCATGGAAAGACCTTGCTGCCGCAAAGGACGAGCTGGGGGCGAGAATTGCTACGAATACCACAAGTATTACCGCTCTTTCCGGGAAAGTACGCACAAACACGCAAGATATCGGGCGTCTTAAGACGGATGTAAGTACAAATGATACAAGAATCAGATACTTGTATGACAATATGCCTTTCATGCACTACGTTTCCGTTAACGAAGGAAATACCAATAAAACGACGGATAATCGCAAGAATGACGGAGCAAAAGCAGTAGGTTCTATTGCAATCGGGGTCAATGCACATTCTCGCGGGGAAGATGCCGTTACTTTAGGCTACAATTCTTTCAGCAGAGGACAGAGCAGTGTCATCATCGGTGAAACTTCAACGCACATGTCCAGTGCAACTAAACCGATTAAAGACGGACAATTTGAGCAAAGTATCATTGTCGGCAGCCAGAACGAAATCTATGCGCTGGAAAAAGACTTGGGCGGACGCGAAGACACTATTTTAGGAAGTAAAAACGAAATTACAGAATCTCACGGCACCTTTGTCCGCGGTGTAGGCAATACGGTATATGATGCGTACAATGATGAAGTCATGACCGCTGATGAAAAGAAACAACTGGAAGGCTATTTACGTAAAGATGAGGATGCGCCGGAAAGCCCGATCGGCCTCTTTGAAAAAGAAAGAAGCCATGTCACTGTCGACGGTGACGGTAACTCGGTAGCAGGTGCAATCTATACCCGTGTTTCCGGCGTGAGCAACGACCTTTCTAATACAGAAGGCAAGTCCAGATTGTCCTACAATATCATTACAGGCAACAGAAATAAATTGACCGATTCCAGTCATAACCTGATACTGGGCGACAACCACGAGTTGGAAAACGTCAACGGAAACATCATTATCGGCTCGCAGAAAACGAAAACGAAAACCGAAAAATCGAACGTCACCATTCTCGGCAATGACGCCAACGTCAGCGTCGAAGGCGGCGTGGCTTTGGGTACCGGTTCCGTAGCAAGTACCGCTGCGGGTGCTTTCGGGTACGATCCCGCCACGGACAAAGCATCGACAACAGACAATGCGAAATGGAAATCCGGCAATGGCGCTGTATCTGTCGGTAACGCTGATGCGACACGACAGATTACCAATCTTGCCGCAGGCTTAGCAGACACCGACGCGGTGAACGTAGCCCAGCTCAAAAATAGCAAGACCACCGTCGAAGCGGGCGACTATGTGACCGTTACGCAAAAAACGGAAGACGGAAAAGGAACGACCTACACCGTCAAAGGACCGAAAGTCGCCGTAGCTAAAGACGAGAAAAACCTTGTTGTCGATGACATCATGGACGGTGACAAGAAAGTCGGTTACCAGCTCAAACTGAAAAAAGATTTGACAGGCCTTACCAGCGTTTCAAGTGAAGCATTCAAAGTTGGTGATAAGACATATATCAATAGCCAGGGTATCAATGCGAATAGCAATAAAATCACCAACGTGGCAGCCGGAGCGGCAGACGGCGACGCGGTCAACTTCAAACAGTTGAGTGATGTAAAAACAAAAGTTGAGGCCAACGAAGGCAATATTACAACGAATAAAACGAACATCGGTAACCTGCAAAAAGGCTTCATCGTGAAAGATGAAGGCGCAGGCAAGGCGAATGTCACACTCGGCGGAGATAAAGAACCGGAAGTCACCTTCAAAGCGAAGGTAGACAAAACAACGGACGCAACGGAGGACGGGTCCTCGCTGACCTCAACTGTCGATACGAGCAGAAACGTCACCTACACGCTGAACATGAAACAGCTGAAACAAGACCTCGGCATTACCGACGGTCCTGATGGCGTCATGAGCTCGTGGAAACTGAAAGTAAAGGACGAAACAACACCGCAGGACATCAAAAACGGCAACACGGTTACCTTTGAGGCTGCCGGCGACGGTCTCACCGTAGAAAGAAAAGACTCGACCATTAAATACACTATCAAAGGAAGCGAGATTGACCTCAGCGGTAATACCAGTATTACCAATCTGAGTAATGAAATCGAAAAGAGCAAGATCCACTATTTCTCCGTCAAGAGTACGGCAACCGGTGCAGGCTCGAACTACGATAATGATGGCGCAAAAAAAGACGGCGGCATTGCTATCGGCAAACAAGCTAGTGCAACAGGGACCAGTGATATCGCTATCGGTACGGAAGCGCAAGCGACCGGCGGCTGGGGCGTAGCTATCGGACAGGCAGCGAAAGCGAAGGCGTCGACTGCTGTTGCCATGGCGTACGCCGCCGAGGCGAAAGGCGCTAATTCGCTCGCGATCGGCATACAGTCGGAAGCGAAAACCAATGACTCCACCGCGTACGGTCGTGGAGCGAAAGCGCTGGGCGATGTCGCTCTCGCTGTCGGGGCACTGACCAAAGCAGAGGGAAATCATTCTTCCGTATTTGGATACGAAGCGACGACGGACAGCACCGCATGGAACGGCACAGCTATCGGCAGAGGAGCCTACATCGGCAAACAGGCAGCGGACGGAACCACGCCGAACATCGGTGTTTCAAATAACTACTACACGCCTGTTGACGATGACACCGCTGTGGAAGCCGGCAAAGAAACGAAGAACTCGACGGCGGTCGGATTTGGAGCGAAGTCTTTCGGGTATCAGAATACCGCTGTCGGAGCAGGTGCGGAAGCATTTGATACGAATACAGTGGCTGTCGGCGTCATGTCCAAAGCCATCGGTCACTATGCCAATGCGTTGGGCAAACAAGCCAGAGCGGAAGGCGAAAACTCTACCGCCATCGGTCATTTCGCAAGGGCGCTTGGTGAAAGCTCCATGGCCTTAGGTGATTACGCGATTACATCGACCATGGACGGCACAGGAAAAGTTAATCATTCGGTAGCGTTCGGCTCGCATGCCCGTGTCGCTACTGACAATTCTCTTGCTTTGGGCTATAACTCTCTCGCGAGTATCGCCGATGATGTGGACACGGAAGCTTACTTATCCAAGGAAGCCTTCAAGAAAGAAAACGGCGTCGTATCTGTCGGCAATAAAGCATATACTATTGGCGACGAAACGATCGCGCAGAACTACCGCCGCATTACCAATGTCGCAGGCGGTGCGGACGACAATGACGCGGTTAACGTACTCCAGCTGAAAGCCTTGGAAACCAAAGTCACGGCCAATGCGGACAATATCACCAAAGGCTGGGTACTCAAAGCGACCTCGGACAAAGACGAAGAGAAAAACGGCAAAACAATCAATAACACGGATAATGAAGTTACCTTTGATGTGGAAAAAGATCAGGGACTTACCGTCAAGAGAACCGGCGCGAACATCCAATACGGTGTGAATAACGCTCAACTGGTGAAAAATATCAATAACGGCGGCGAGGCAGTCACCAATATTTCCGCGAACTTCTCGATTAGCGGTGCAGACACTACGGCTAAAAAGAATTTGACCCTGAGCAATACATCCGCACCGAACATCCAATTCCTCGGCACGACGGGTGAAACCACCGTTACTGTGGGTGGCACCGATACTGCTCCGACCGTTAAGGTAGGATTAGATCCGAAGTTCAAGAAACAGGTAACGGATAACACTGAAAACATCAGCAAGAACGCTGAGAACATCGGTAAGAACACCGAAGCCATCGGTAAGAACACTGAAGCCATCGGTAAGAACACCGAAGCCATCGGTAAAAACACCGAGAACATCGGTAAGAACACTGAAGCCATCGGTAAGAACACCGAAGCCATCGGTAAGAACACTGAAGCCATCGGTAAGAACACCGAAGCCATCGGTAAGAACACCGAAGCCATCGGTAAGAACACTGAAGCCATCGGTAAGAACACGAAAGCTATCGAAACCAACACCGAAAATATCGGTAAGAACACGAAAGCTATTGAAAAGAACACGCAAGATATTGCCGCTAAGATGACCTCGTGGAAACTGAAAGCCCAAGGCGTTGCAGGGGAAGAGGAAATCAAAGACGGTAATGGAGTCACCTTTGACGTAGAAACCGCGGATAACAGAAAAGGCCTCACCGTCACGAGAGAAGGCTCGACCATCAAGTACGGCATCGACGGAAGCAAGATTGACATCAAAGAAAACGAGACTGTCAAGAAACTTGAGAAGGATATCGAAAACAGCAAGACTACGGTCAAAGCAGGAGATGGCGAGAAAAATATTTCGGTTGTCAAAACAGACAATAAAAACGAATACACCATCACTCTCGCGAAAGACCTCAAGGACTTGAACTCTGTCTCCGCCAAGACCGTCAATGCGAGTGAAAAAATCACGGTCGGCGGCGATAAGGTAACGATCAACAACGAAGGTCTTACCATCAAAGACGGCCCGTCCGTCAAAAAAGACGGCATTGATGCCGGCGGTAAGACAATCGCCAATGTGGCTGACGGCAAAGCCGATACCGACGCGGTCAACGTAAGACAGCTCAATGCTATTGCGAACGCGGGCAATCAGAATCTGGCCATTCTCGGCGGCAAAGTGAGTGAACTGGACGGACGTGTGAACCGAGTCGGCGCGGGCGCGGCTGCGCTTGCCGCTCTCCATCCGCTGGACTTTGATCCGGATGACAAATGGGACTTCGCGGCCGGCTATGGCAACTACAGCGGCGCGAACGCCGTCGCGATCGGCGCGTACTACCGTCCGAATGAAGACACCATGTTCAGCGTCGGCGGTTCGTTCGGCGGCGGAGAAAACATGGTGAACGCGGGCGTTTCCGTCAAACTCGGCCAGGGTAACAACGTCACGACCTCCAAAATCGCTATGGCGAAAGAGATCAAAGATCTCCGCGCCGAAGTCGAAGTATTGCGACAGGCGATCGTCGGTGTCGGTCAGGGACAGGAACTCGATCCGATGAAGATGAAACTCTTCCCGGACATCGAGAAAAACCACTGGGCCTATGAAGCGGTCGAAGAACTCGCGAAACAGGGATTGCTGGAAGGCTATCCGGACGGCACCTTCAGCGGTGATCGCATGATGACCCGCTATGAATTCGCGGAAGTCGTTTACCGCGCCATGCAAAAAGGCCTCAAAGTAAACGAAAAACTGATTCAGGAATTTGAACCGGAACTGGAACGTTTCCGCATTGATGTCATCTCCCAAGACAAAGACGGAAATCCGGTCATCGAAAGAGTCCGTGTCAATCAGCAGAAAGCCAACTGA
- a CDS encoding ESPR-type extended signal peptide-containing protein, protein MNKIYKIIWSKAVGAYVVTSELAKSHTKSPSGKGLRRSVTAALLAAMVAAPVAFGVYAAEDTHYVSVNSTNKATDSNYDNQGAQAENSIAIGPSVKTTGEDNIVIGSGELGGKKGVTSVNGQRVLVVGHGNYFQPTSDRNGKPVSYRDSAIIGHDNKLLQGNADDAGGGTPAYQIIHGWKNTLKGSFTGAIGYENEIKNSCRPNNTSQNMAFAIGTENTIDATGYYMGDKNRVNTLPDYKEPGSNPNTVGADLYVVGRHNIIGSSKSEEWYVSAGHIVGSDNVVYSNNANVFGDNNKVYFGSGIAIGNANKVGIDNAGNLVKNKDGRAIYNPVAVGHGNIVTGNYGVALGVTAESKGKKATAVGSTAQALSDYSAAMGSENRASGYGSVAVGSLNNKYAFYNPRGQRWKSFDSGDSSSAVGVQNISTGEESNAVGYQNISAGAESSAVGVKNKTLEEKSSSFGYLNVAAGKQSSAFGYSNQATEAYGFAAGSVNYAGGQYSTAVGGWNQAEGKKSQAVGYKNFVSGYGAVSIGSENNLNFVKQYQALGFVKTGDLSSALGISNTTAGRKSMGIGSSNYAFGTKSAGIGMNNYSMGYETLAIGHYAVAGSEDPSKIDQVKYAAAIGNRARSTITDAVAIGSFSNTTRDKGDYGYNPALGKAVTDTDITDDANIGTYRAELEAARVAWQESMEKAEDLLHKIQTGQFANQAEYQQWGAEYDKLEADADAKLEAYHEAQKKVGALVGAWQGQMAALSVGDEATGRTRQITGVAAGSADTDAVNVAQLKAIDRKLAQGAVHYYSVTSDKKAAGSNFDNDGAKAADSMVIGIGSTSEAVNSTVIGNNNTLTGGKRDSDGVRRNNSIVVGENIEVDGTHNAVFGTDYRNGDNKLTKVAGDQNTVIGVGNLVGYTAKVDPADQNAWIYTKNSAGSDQNVAVGLTNTVNGGSIAIGTSSEVTSLGTSVGHGNTIISSEQYGLALGNKLIVDGYQSIAVGSESKATADWATAIGQEAIAEKEGSVAIGMETKAITINGVALGSYSVADRAKGAIGYLAGDKTSKAWKSNVGALSIGGGEYDVTRQITGVAAGSEDTDAVNVAQLKAVQEIAAAKTTIEAGDNIKVEAGSAKGSYKISATNTYTTGGTYDAVNKKITFTRSDNQTYDVNLADFAGNVTDTRNTIANSDTVTVDDTDKNADGSINYKLNVKTDGKVAKNDKGIVTGGTVYNETRIEKDGNYIKAENTAGQNLIALDKQVGANTTNIAELNNRVYDMGNRVDRVGAGAAALAGLHPLDFDPDDKWDFAASYGNYKGAHALAIGAFYRPNESKMFSVGGSFGGGENMLNIGFSMKVGRGNEYMKLSRSEMAKQLDAQAKKLDEQAQKLDAQTQKLDAQDEQIRDMQAEMKAITQKLATLQARSGK, encoded by the coding sequence CGGGAAAAAAGGCGTCACATCCGTTAACGGGCAGAGGGTTCTTGTCGTCGGTCACGGGAACTATTTCCAACCGACATCGGACCGGAACGGAAAACCTGTTTCCTACCGGGACTCCGCTATTATCGGTCATGATAATAAACTTCTGCAAGGGAATGCAGACGATGCGGGCGGGGGAACCCCGGCTTACCAGATTATTCACGGGTGGAAAAACACACTCAAAGGATCTTTTACGGGGGCCATCGGATATGAGAATGAAATAAAAAACAGTTGCCGTCCCAATAATACGAGTCAGAATATGGCGTTCGCTATCGGCACAGAAAATACGATCGACGCGACCGGGTACTACATGGGCGATAAAAATAGGGTCAATACTCTTCCGGATTACAAAGAACCGGGCAGCAACCCAAATACGGTGGGCGCTGATTTATATGTGGTCGGACGGCATAATATTATAGGCTCTTCCAAAAGTGAAGAATGGTATGTAAGCGCGGGACATATTGTCGGATCGGACAATGTCGTCTACAGTAATAATGCCAATGTATTCGGCGATAACAATAAAGTTTACTTCGGTTCCGGCATTGCGATCGGAAACGCTAATAAAGTGGGCATCGACAATGCAGGAAATCTCGTCAAGAATAAAGATGGTCGCGCGATTTATAATCCTGTCGCTGTCGGACATGGGAATATCGTTACAGGGAATTACGGAGTCGCGCTTGGTGTGACAGCCGAATCAAAAGGGAAAAAAGCGACCGCCGTCGGTTCCACCGCGCAAGCATTAAGTGATTATTCCGCCGCGATGGGCAGCGAGAACCGGGCGAGTGGATACGGCAGTGTTGCGGTCGGCTCTTTAAATAACAAATATGCTTTTTATAATCCGAGGGGGCAGAGATGGAAAAGCTTTGACTCCGGAGATTCTTCCAGTGCTGTGGGTGTCCAAAATATTTCTACCGGAGAAGAGTCTAATGCGGTAGGATACCAGAATATTTCTGCCGGCGCAGAATCCAGTGCAGTAGGTGTGAAGAATAAAACGCTGGAAGAGAAATCCTCTTCTTTCGGGTATCTCAATGTAGCTGCAGGCAAGCAGTCTTCCGCATTCGGCTATTCTAACCAGGCAACGGAAGCGTACGGTTTTGCTGCCGGTTCTGTTAACTACGCAGGCGGACAGTACAGCACTGCCGTAGGCGGCTGGAACCAAGCGGAAGGAAAGAAAAGCCAGGCGGTCGGTTACAAGAACTTTGTCAGCGGTTACGGGGCTGTGTCGATCGGTTCGGAAAATAATCTGAACTTTGTAAAACAATACCAGGCGCTTGGTTTTGTCAAGACAGGTGATTTGTCCAGTGCTTTAGGTATCAGCAACACGACGGCAGGTCGTAAATCCATGGGGATCGGGAGCAGTAACTACGCCTTCGGTACTAAGTCGGCCGGCATAGGCATGAATAACTATTCCATGGGGTATGAAACCTTGGCGATCGGGCACTATGCTGTCGCCGGCAGCGAAGATCCATCCAAGATAGATCAGGTGAAATACGCGGCGGCTATCGGAAACAGAGCGAGAAGCACGATAACCGATGCCGTGGCGATCGGCTCTTTCTCGAATACGACAAGAGACAAGGGCGATTACGGATATAACCCCGCGCTGGGAAAAGCGGTAACCGACACGGATATTACCGACGATGCGAACATAGGAACATACAGAGCAGAACTGGAAGCTGCGCGCGTCGCATGGCAGGAATCCATGGAAAAAGCGGAAGATTTGTTGCATAAGATTCAAACAGGGCAATTTGCAAATCAAGCGGAATACCAACAATGGGGGGCTGAATATGATAAGTTGGAAGCGGACGCTGATGCTAAGCTGGAAGCCTATCATGAAGCGCAGAAAAAAGTAGGCGCTCTCGTCGGCGCATGGCAGGGACAGATGGCCGCTCTTTCCGTAGGTGACGAAGCTACGGGCAGAACGAGACAGATCACGGGCGTTGCGGCCGGCTCCGCCGATACTGACGCGGTCAACGTCGCGCAGTTGAAAGCCATCGACCGGAAATTGGCCCAAGGCGCGGTTCATTACTACTCCGTAACCAGTGACAAAAAAGCGGCGGGCTCCAACTTTGACAACGACGGAGCGAAAGCCGCTGACAGCATGGTTATCGGCATCGGCTCGACTTCGGAAGCTGTAAACAGTACCGTCATTGGTAACAACAACACGTTAACGGGCGGTAAGCGAGATAGCGACGGCGTCCGCAGAAACAACAGCATCGTTGTCGGAGAGAATATTGAAGTAGACGGTACACATAACGCGGTATTTGGCACGGATTACAGAAACGGGGATAACAAGCTGACCAAAGTGGCAGGCGATCAGAATACCGTCATCGGCGTAGGAAACCTTGTCGGCTATACAGCGAAAGTTGATCCGGCAGATCAAAACGCATGGATTTATACGAAGAACAGCGCCGGAAGTGACCAGAACGTAGCCGTCGGTTTGACAAATACGGTCAACGGGGGCAGCATTGCCATCGGAACCAGCTCGGAAGTGACGTCGTTGGGTACCTCTGTCGGACATGGCAATACAATCATCAGCAGCGAGCAGTACGGCCTCGCGTTAGGCAACAAACTGATTGTGGACGGTTATCAGTCGATCGCTGTCGGCTCGGAATCAAAAGCGACAGCGGACTGGGCGACAGCCATCGGACAGGAAGCCATTGCGGAAAAAGAGGGTTCAGTCGCTATTGGAATGGAAACTAAAGCAATAACCATAAACGGAGTGGCTCTCGGTTCATACAGCGTTGCCGACAGGGCAAAGGGCGCCATCGGCTATTTAGCGGGAGATAAGACATCAAAAGCTTGGAAATCCAATGTAGGAGCTCTCTCTATCGGTGGCGGAGAATATGATGTTACCCGTCAGATCACGGGCGTAGCCGCAGGCAGTGAAGACACCGACGCCGTCAACGTCGCGCAGCTGAAAGCGGTACAGGAAATCGCGGCGGCCAAGACCACTATCGAAGCGGGCGACAATATCAAAGTCGAAGCGGGAAGCGCGAAAGGCAGCTACAAAATTTCGGCTACCAATACATACACGACCGGCGGCACGTATGATGCGGTGAATAAGAAAATCACATTCACGAGAAGTGACAACCAAACCTATGATGTCAACCTTGCCGATTTTGCAGGCAACGTGACGGATACGAGAAATACGATTGCGAACAGTGACACCGTAACCGTAGATGATACCGATAAAAACGCGGACGGAAGCATCAACTACAAGCTGAATGTCAAGACGGACGGTAAGGTCGCGAAAAACGATAAAGGCATTGTCACCGGCGGAACCGTTTACAACGAAACAAGAATTGAAAAAGACGGTAACTACATCAAAGCCGAAAACACGGCAGGGCAGAACCTGATCGCCTTGGACAAACAGGTAGGTGCCAATACGACCAACATTGCCGAGTTGAACAATCGCGTATATGACATGGGCAACCGTGTTGACCGCGTCGGCGCGGGCGCGGCGGCGTTGGCGGGACTCCATCCGCTGGACTTTGATCCGGACGACAAATGGGACTTCGCCGCGAGCTATGGCAACTACAAAGGAGCTCACGCATTAGCGATCGGCGCCTTCTACCGACCGAACGAAAGCAAAATGTTCAGCGTCGGCGGCTCGTTCGGCGGCGGCGAAAACATGCTCAATATCGGCTTCTCCATGAAAGTGGGAAGAGGCAATGAGTACATGAAACTTTCCCGCTCCGAAATGGCGAAGCAACTGGACGCGCAAGCGAAAAAACTGGATGAGCAAGCGCAAAAGCTGGACGCGCAAACGCAAAAACTGGATGCGCAAGACGAACAGATCCGAGACATGCAAGCCGAGATGAAGGCAATCACGCAAAAGCTTGCGACACTCCAAGCGCGGTCCGGAAAATAA